One candidate division KSB1 bacterium genomic region harbors:
- a CDS encoding LUD domain-containing protein — MTELEQKISQTLQDDRQRNALLNAVNRGRDSRANALAEIPGGDSFREEVQAIKQRCIKNLPKLLKQFTENAEQRGATVYFAKTGEDACNYVLNLAKQKNAKLITKSKSLTTEEIELNHPLEAAGIEVVETDLGERIIQMAGELPYHLVFPAVHKTIEQVAQLFSEATGEKVKSNLKDIMALMRRSLRPDFLNADIGITGANVAIAETGSLLIETNEGNGRLVSAIPPVHVCVMGLEKIVETIEEALKMIFAHPVSATGQLLTTYVSFFAGRSPLAGQENREFHIVILDNGRMQMRSDKWFEEALHCIRCGACMNICPTYGVLGGHVFGHIYPGPIGIPWTAQVHGLDHAAKFSDLCISCGLCKEICPADIDMPMMISRVKNQTLENNPQPLANKMFMASEILAKLACATAPISNWVLRSPIGKVLNEKLLGIDRQRTLPKFKRRTFKKRFKPSSQKESESKGNVAFFVDYFANYISPELAISATDFLEKAQIKIELPRQKTSGYPYISYGELEKAKKTAEFNVAQFLPYIKEDFALVTIEPTAAYAFKQVYPKLLDNSEDSMLVAEKTFEFFEYLAKLIEEGKLLLPPQIKETRAFGIHIPCHQRAGSSGNPTLKILQSVGFNVQIVETGTCCGMAGTFGLKQGPLGYDLSTTVGQPLFDLFKEAEVDAIITESSVCKMQLEDGTGLKVVHPLELITTI, encoded by the coding sequence CAATCGCGGCCGGGATTCGAGAGCGAACGCCCTTGCTGAGATTCCCGGCGGAGATTCGTTTCGGGAAGAAGTCCAGGCAATCAAACAGCGCTGCATTAAAAACCTGCCGAAACTCCTGAAACAGTTCACCGAAAATGCCGAACAGCGGGGCGCGACAGTTTATTTTGCTAAAACAGGAGAAGATGCCTGCAATTATGTTCTGAATTTAGCAAAACAAAAGAATGCTAAACTCATCACCAAATCCAAATCTTTAACTACAGAAGAAATAGAACTAAACCACCCTCTGGAAGCTGCCGGCATCGAAGTGGTTGAAACCGATCTCGGTGAGCGGATTATTCAAATGGCAGGGGAGTTGCCGTATCATTTGGTCTTTCCGGCGGTTCACAAGACAATAGAGCAAGTAGCGCAGCTCTTCAGCGAGGCCACGGGTGAAAAAGTCAAAAGCAATTTAAAAGATATTATGGCGTTGATGCGCCGCTCTTTACGTCCGGATTTCTTAAACGCCGACATCGGAATTACCGGGGCGAATGTTGCCATTGCTGAAACAGGGTCGCTGTTAATCGAAACAAACGAGGGCAACGGCCGGCTGGTGAGCGCCATCCCGCCCGTGCATGTCTGTGTCATGGGCCTCGAGAAAATTGTCGAAACGATCGAGGAGGCTTTAAAAATGATCTTCGCACATCCGGTGAGCGCGACGGGCCAGCTCCTGACAACGTATGTTTCATTCTTCGCCGGACGCTCGCCTTTGGCCGGACAGGAAAACCGGGAATTCCATATCGTGATTCTGGACAACGGCAGAATGCAAATGCGCTCGGACAAATGGTTTGAAGAAGCGCTGCACTGCATTCGCTGCGGCGCATGCATGAATATCTGTCCGACTTACGGGGTTTTGGGCGGTCATGTTTTCGGGCATATTTATCCGGGCCCAATCGGCATTCCCTGGACTGCGCAGGTGCATGGCCTGGACCATGCGGCTAAGTTTAGCGACCTTTGCATTTCATGCGGATTGTGCAAAGAGATTTGTCCGGCCGACATCGATATGCCGATGATGATTTCAAGAGTTAAGAATCAAACGCTCGAAAATAATCCTCAGCCGCTGGCCAACAAAATGTTTATGGCCAGTGAAATATTAGCTAAGTTGGCTTGTGCAACTGCTCCAATCTCAAATTGGGTTTTGCGAAGTCCCATTGGCAAAGTGCTAAACGAGAAACTGTTAGGGATTGATAGGCAAAGAACCTTACCCAAATTTAAGCGCAGAACCTTTAAAAAACGCTTCAAACCAAGCAGTCAAAAAGAATCCGAAAGCAAAGGCAACGTCGCTTTCTTTGTGGATTATTTTGCAAACTACATTTCGCCGGAACTCGCTATTTCTGCAACCGACTTTTTAGAAAAAGCTCAAATCAAAATTGAGCTTCCACGCCAAAAGACCAGCGGTTACCCCTACATTTCTTATGGCGAATTGGAGAAAGCAAAAAAGACCGCAGAATTTAATGTCGCACAATTCCTTCCTTATATAAAGGAAGACTTTGCCCTGGTTACAATCGAACCAACTGCAGCGTATGCATTTAAACAGGTCTACCCCAAGCTATTGGATAATTCGGAAGATTCAATGTTGGTCGCCGAAAAAACTTTCGAGTTTTTTGAGTATCTCGCCAAATTGATAGAAGAAGGCAAATTACTTTTGCCGCCGCAAATCAAAGAGACCCGAGCCTTTGGCATTCATATTCCTTGTCACCAGCGGGCAGGAAGTTCCGGAAACCCGACATTGAAAATATTGCAATCTGTGGGCTTCAATGTTCAAATAGTTGAAACAGGCACCTGCTGCGGTATGGCCGGGACTTTCGGTTTGAAACAAGGGCCTTTGGGATATGACTTGTCGACTACAGTGGGCCAACCCCTTTTCGATCTTTTCAAAGAGGCCGAGGTCGACGCCATCATTACTGAAAGCAGCGTTTGCAAAATGCAGTTGGAAGACGGAACCGGACTTAAAGTGGTGCATCCGCTGGAACTAATTACAACAATCTGA